One genomic region from Jilunia laotingensis encodes:
- the metK gene encoding methionine adenosyltransferase yields MGYLFTSESVSEGHPDKVADQISDAVLDKLLAYDSSSKVACETLVTTGQVVLAGEVKTSAYIDLQLVAREVIKKIGYTKAEYMFEGNSCGVLSAIHEQSPDINRGVEREDPMNQGAGDQGMMFGYATNETENYMPLSLDLAHRILLVLADIRREGRQMTYLRPDAKSQVTIEYDDNGKPVRIDTIVVSTQHDDFIQPTDASEEAQLKADEEMLAIIRKDVIEILMPRVIADIHHEDVLALFNDHITYHVNPTGKFVIGGPHGDTGLTGRKIIVDTYGGKGAHGGGAFSGKDPSKVDRSAAYAARHIAKNLVAAGVADEMLVQVSYAIGVARPINIYVNTYGRSHVNMTDGEIAKKIDELFDLRPKAIEERLKLRNPIYQETAAYGHMGREPQVVTKHFESRYEGNKTLEVELFTWEKLDYVDQVKSAFGL; encoded by the coding sequence ATGGGATATTTATTCACATCCGAATCGGTGTCTGAAGGACACCCCGACAAAGTGGCCGATCAGATATCGGACGCTGTACTTGACAAACTGTTGGCTTATGACTCCAGTTCGAAAGTAGCTTGCGAAACTTTAGTAACTACCGGACAGGTAGTGCTTGCTGGAGAAGTGAAAACAAGTGCGTATATCGACTTGCAGCTCGTTGCACGCGAAGTAATCAAGAAAATCGGCTATACGAAGGCCGAATACATGTTTGAAGGCAATTCGTGCGGTGTACTTTCTGCCATTCACGAACAGAGCCCCGATATCAACCGTGGTGTCGAGCGTGAAGACCCGATGAATCAGGGTGCGGGCGACCAGGGAATGATGTTTGGTTACGCTACCAATGAAACAGAAAACTATATGCCTCTTTCCCTCGATCTGGCTCACCGCATTTTGCTGGTTCTGGCTGATATTCGTCGTGAAGGCAGGCAGATGACCTATCTTCGTCCCGATGCAAAAAGCCAGGTGACGATTGAATATGATGATAACGGAAAACCTGTACGTATCGATACCATTGTTGTATCGACCCAGCACGACGACTTTATCCAACCTACCGACGCCTCTGAAGAAGCTCAGTTGAAGGCGGATGAAGAGATGTTGGCCATCATCCGCAAAGATGTGATTGAAATATTGATGCCTCGCGTCATAGCCGATATCCATCATGAAGATGTACTGGCACTGTTCAATGACCATATCACCTATCATGTCAACCCGACAGGTAAGTTCGTGATTGGCGGTCCTCACGGTGACACCGGACTGACCGGCCGTAAGATTATTGTAGATACCTATGGTGGCAAGGGTGCCCACGGGGGTGGTGCTTTCTCCGGCAAAGATCCGAGCAAGGTAGACCGTAGCGCAGCATATGCCGCCCGTCACATTGCCAAGAACCTGGTGGCTGCCGGTGTAGCCGATGAAATGCTCGTACAGGTATCCTATGCAATCGGTGTGGCACGCCCCATCAATATCTATGTCAATACCTACGGGCGCAGCCATGTGAACATGACTGACGGTGAAATAGCCAAGAAGATTGATGAATTGTTCGATCTTCGCCCGAAAGCAATCGAGGAACGTTTGAAATTGCGTAACCCGATCTATCAAGAAACTGCCGCTTACGGACATATGGGTCGTGAGCCACAGGTTGTTACCAAGCATTTTGAGTCCCGCTATGAAGGTAATAAGACCCTTGAGGTTGAGCTTTTCACTTGGGAGAAACTTGATTATGTAGATCAGGTGAAATCCGCATTCGGTTTGTAA